From a single Maylandia zebra isolate NMK-2024a linkage group LG3, Mzebra_GT3a, whole genome shotgun sequence genomic region:
- the LOC101467982 gene encoding C-type lectin domain family 10 member A — translation MEESYYENYWDQTTLSLTDSPAPSSASRFRRWLFPGLIVVVLLILIIVMGSTNRKMSNRLGTLEQRVSNLSKIVQSLNASLHHTQETAKQVQQLQYAVENNKDQLNSVSEAPKQLSVIDSLSKSIAAIKCSHEHVINNSSTAGGCCPMGWTVFESNCYFFSGDSRSWNESRDWCETQQAHLVILRNDKEWDFVTHRSMPHFYWIGLSDWRTGRWEWVNQTPYTVEPRRWKPGQPDNLTGHGDEDCAHLYDDGLLNDVHCSIKMQFICQKPTVNA, via the exons ATGGAGGAATCATATTATGAGAATTACTGGGACCAGACGACGCTCTCTCTCACAG ACAGTCCAGCACCCTCATCTGCATCCAGGTTCAGACGGTGGCTGTTTCCTGGTCTGATCGTCGTGGTCCTGCTGATTCTGATCATAGTGATGGGAAGTACCA ACAGGAAGATGTCAAATCGTCTGGGGACTTTGGAGCAGAGAGTTTCCAACCTCAGTAAGATCGTCCAATCACTGAACGCCTCACTGCATCACACTCAAG AAACGGCTAAACAAGTTCAGCAGCTCCAGTATGCTGTTGAGAACAACAAGGACCAGCTTAACTCGG TGTCAGAGGCGCCGAAACAGCTGTCGGTCATCGACTCTCTGAGCAAGAGCATCGCTGCCATCAAATGTTCCCACGAACACGTCATCAACAACA GTTCAACTGCAGGTGGTTGTTGTCCTATGGGTTGGACTGTGTTTGAGTCCAACTGTTACTTCTTCAGCGGTGATTCTCGGTCCTGGAACGAGTCCAGAGACTGGTGTGAAACACAACAAGCCCACCTGGTCATTCTGCGCAACGACAAGGAGTGG GACTTTGTGACCCACAGGAGCATGCCTCACTTTTACTGGATTGGTTTGTCTGACTGGAGGACTGGGCGCTGGGAGTGGGTGAACCAGACGCCGTACACAGTGGAGCCCag GCGGTGGAAACCCGGGCAGCCGGACAACCTGACCGGGCACGGAGATGAAGACTGCGCTCACCTTTATGATGATGGACTCCTGAACGACGTGCACTGCTCCATCAAGATGCAGTTCATCTGTCAGAAACCTACCGTGAATGCCTGA
- the LOC101467677 gene encoding C-type lectin domain family 10 member A isoform X2: protein MSDVPYENNWDNTALWTKDSPPHFVSPMSRFKRWLFPGLTAVILLILIIVLGVTNTKTSKYLWSVDQRVSNMSDIIQSFNTSLHQAQETAKQVQQLQFTVENNKDRLTSVSEAMKQLALIDTLTKNIAAIKCSLEHIINNSSTTGSCCPVGWTVFESNCYFFSSDSQSWTGSRDWCETQQAHLVILRNDKEWDFVTRNTIPQLYWIGLSDSRTGRWEWVNQTPYRIERRRWGPGQPDSWTGHGLGGDEDCAHLHSDGRLNDHHCSARFRFICQKHSLNI, encoded by the exons ATGTCTGACGTACCTTATGAGAATAATTGGGACAACACTGCCCTCTGGACCAAAG aTTCTCCACCGCACTTCGTCTCACCGATGTCCAGGTTCAAACGCTGGTTATTTCCTGGTCTGACTGCTGTGATCCTGTTGATTCTGATCATAGTGCTTGGAGTTACCA ATACAAAGACATCAAAATATCTGTGGTCTGTGGATCAGAGAGTTTCCAACATGAGTGACATCATCCAGTCATTTAACACCTCACTGCATCAAGCTCAAG AAACAGCTAAACAAGTTCAGCAGCTACAGTTTACTGTTGAGAACAACAAGGACCGGCTTACCTCAG TGTCGGAGGCCATGAAGCAGCTGGCACTCATCGACACACTCACCAAGAATATTGCAGCCATCAAATGTTCCCTTGAACACATCATCAACAACA GTTCAACTACAGGTAGTTGTTGTCCTGTGGGTTGGACTGTGTTTGAGTCCAACTGTTACTTCTTCAGCAGTGATTCTCAGTCCTGGACTGGGTCCAGAGACTGGTGTGAAACACAACAAGCCCACCTGGTCATTCTGCGTAACGACAAGGAGTGG GACTTTGTGACCCGTAATACAATCCCTCAATTGTACTGGATTGGTTTGTCTGACTCCAGAACTGGGAGGTGGGAGTGGGTGAACCAGACACCATACAGGATTGAGCGCAG GCGATGGGGACCTGGGCAGCCTGACAGCTGGACTGGGCACGGTCTTGGAGGGGATGAAGACTGTGCTCACCTTCACAGTGATGGACGCCTGAATGACCACCACTGCTCCGCCAGGTTCCGCTTCATCTGTCAGAAACACAGCCTGAACATTTGA
- the LOC101467677 gene encoding C-type lectin domain family 10 member A isoform X1 — MSENPCYFRGRTKVAAMSDVPYENNWDNTALWTKDSPPHFVSPMSRFKRWLFPGLTAVILLILIIVLGVTNTKTSKYLWSVDQRVSNMSDIIQSFNTSLHQAQETAKQVQQLQFTVENNKDRLTSVSEAMKQLALIDTLTKNIAAIKCSLEHIINNSSTTGSCCPVGWTVFESNCYFFSSDSQSWTGSRDWCETQQAHLVILRNDKEWDFVTRNTIPQLYWIGLSDSRTGRWEWVNQTPYRIERRRWGPGQPDSWTGHGLGGDEDCAHLHSDGRLNDHHCSARFRFICQKHSLNI, encoded by the exons ATGTCTGAGAATCCCTGCTACTTCAGAGGCAGAACAAAG GTGGCCGCGATGTCTGACGTACCTTATGAGAATAATTGGGACAACACTGCCCTCTGGACCAAAG aTTCTCCACCGCACTTCGTCTCACCGATGTCCAGGTTCAAACGCTGGTTATTTCCTGGTCTGACTGCTGTGATCCTGTTGATTCTGATCATAGTGCTTGGAGTTACCA ATACAAAGACATCAAAATATCTGTGGTCTGTGGATCAGAGAGTTTCCAACATGAGTGACATCATCCAGTCATTTAACACCTCACTGCATCAAGCTCAAG AAACAGCTAAACAAGTTCAGCAGCTACAGTTTACTGTTGAGAACAACAAGGACCGGCTTACCTCAG TGTCGGAGGCCATGAAGCAGCTGGCACTCATCGACACACTCACCAAGAATATTGCAGCCATCAAATGTTCCCTTGAACACATCATCAACAACA GTTCAACTACAGGTAGTTGTTGTCCTGTGGGTTGGACTGTGTTTGAGTCCAACTGTTACTTCTTCAGCAGTGATTCTCAGTCCTGGACTGGGTCCAGAGACTGGTGTGAAACACAACAAGCCCACCTGGTCATTCTGCGTAACGACAAGGAGTGG GACTTTGTGACCCGTAATACAATCCCTCAATTGTACTGGATTGGTTTGTCTGACTCCAGAACTGGGAGGTGGGAGTGGGTGAACCAGACACCATACAGGATTGAGCGCAG GCGATGGGGACCTGGGCAGCCTGACAGCTGGACTGGGCACGGTCTTGGAGGGGATGAAGACTGTGCTCACCTTCACAGTGATGGACGCCTGAATGACCACCACTGCTCCGCCAGGTTCCGCTTCATCTGTCAGAAACACAGCCTGAACATTTGA
- the LOC101467359 gene encoding C-type lectin domain family 10 member A, protein MTTMDQYHYVKDQDGSTLWISETPPTPRLAVSRFRRWLFPAVTAVILLTVIIILGASNIKVSKHLWSLEQRLSNQKDVFQSLHSSVPQVQDVNTSNRLSFVEQRVFNLIDVIQLLNDSLKHIQDTDTSNRLLSVEQRVSSLTDATQLLSDSLRHTEEMANDLHQLKLAVGNNKDQLTSVTKTLKKLSVIDSLSKSVAAIKCTIKLILNNSSDAEDCCPVGWTGFESSCYFFSSESQSWNESRDWCETQQAHLIILHTDKQWDFVINQTIPQYFWVGLSDWRTGSWEWVDQTLYTVERRRWKPGQPDNWAHHGHGPGNEDCAHLHNDGRLNDQHCSIKERFICQKDNLRV, encoded by the exons ATGACAACAATGGACCAATACCATTATGTGAAGGACCAGGATGGTAGTACGCTCTGGATCAGTG AGACTCCACCCACCCCCCGGTTGGCTGTCTCTAGGTTCAGACGCTGGTTATTTCCTGCTGTGACAGCCGTGATCCTGTTGACTGTGATCATAATCCTGGGAGCTAGCA ACATAAAGGTGTCAAAACACCTGTGGTCTTTGGAGCAGAGACTTTCCAACCAGAAGGACGTCTTCCAGTCGCTGCATTCCTCAGTGCCTCAGGTTCAAG acGTAAACACGTCAAATCGTCTATCGTTTGTGGAGCAGAGAGTTTTCAACCTGATTGATGTCATCCAATTACTGAATGACTCACTGAAGCATATTCAAG ACACAGACACATCTAATCGTCTATTATCTGTGGAGCAGAGAGTTTCCAGCCTGACTGACGCCACCCAATTACTGAGCGACTCACTGCGGCATACTGAAG AAATGGCTAATGACCTTCATCAGCTAAAGCTTGCTGTTGGCAACAACAAGgatcagctgacctcag tgaCCAAGACCCTGAAGAAGTTGTCGGTCATCGACTCTCTCAGTAAgagtgttgctgccatcaaatgtACCATCAAACTCATCCTCAACAACA GTTCAGATGCAGAAGACTGTTGTCCTGTGGGTTGGACTGGGTTTGAGTCCAGCTGTTACTTCTTCAGCAGTGAGTCTCAGTCCTGGAACGAGTCCAGAGACTGGTGTGAAACACAGCAAGCCCATTTGATCATTCTCCACACTGACAAGCAGTGG gACTTTGTGATCAATCAAACAATCCCTCAGTATTTCTGGGTCGGTTTGTCTGACTGGAGAACTGGGAGTTGGGAGTGGGTGGATCAGACACTGTACACTGTGGAGCGCAG gCGGTGGAAACCTGGGCAGCCCGACAACTGGGCCCATCATGGTCATGGGCCTGGGAATGAAGACTGTGCTCACCTTCACAATGATGGACGCCTGAACGACCAGCACTGCTCCATCAAAGAACGCTTCATCTGTCAGAAAGACAACCTGAGAGTCTGA
- the LOC101473105 gene encoding asialoglycoprotein receptor 1 produces MTTEYHDNVDEGMSNFWNKEPRTVDFSRFSRYRRWLFPALTATLLLILIIALGASNTSTWNRLWSAEKSVSNLTESLRDTQQLTKDTAKEVLSMKFALENSKDQLASVSEALRQLSALDALRRTVAELKCSLERLVNNGTTAHGCCPLNWDSFGTNCYLFSTTPLSWHDARDWCNGHESHLVILLTDEEWDFVIQRSAGSFHWVGLTDERTGQWEWVNQTPYIMNRRRWKPGQPDNWAHHGLGPGNEDCAHLHNDGRLNDRHCSIKERFICQKDNLRV; encoded by the exons ATGACAACTGAATACCATGACAATGTGGACGAAGGAATGAGCAATTTCTGGAACAaag AGCCTCGTACTGTCGATTTCTCCAGGTTCTCCAGGTACAGACGATGGCTCTTTCCTGCTCTGACGGCTACACTCCTCCTGATTCTGATCATAGCTCTGGGAGCCAGCA ACACATCGACATGGAACCGGTTGTggtctgcagagaaaagtgtTTCTAATCTGACTGAATCACTGAGGGACACACAGCAGCTCACCAAAG ATACAGCAAAAGAAGTTTTGTCAATGAAGTTTGCTCTGGAGAACAGCAAGGACCAGCTGGCATCAG TATCAGAGGCACTGAGGCAGCTCTCAGCTCTGGACGCTCTCCGCAGGACGGTCGCTGAACTAAAATGTTCCTTAGAACGCTTGGTCAACAACG GCACGACAGCACACGGCTGTTGTCCTCTGAATTGGGATTCTTTCGGCACCAACTGCTACTTATTCAGTACCACGCCATTATCGTGGCACGATGCCAGAGACTGGTGTAATGGACACGAATCTCACTTGGTCATTCTTCTCACTGACGAGGAGTGG GATTTTGTGATCCAGCGTAGCGCGGGCTCCTTCCACTGGGTGGGTCTGACTGATGAGAGGACTGGGCAGTGGGAGTGGGTCAACCAGACACCCTACATCATGAACCGGAG GCGGTGGAAACCTGGGCAGCCCGACAACTGGGCCCATCATGGTCTAGGACCTGGGAATGAAGACTGTGCTCACCTTCACAATGATGGACGCCTGAACGACCGGCACTGCTCCATCAAAGAACGCTTCATCTGTCAGAAAGACAACCTGAGAGTCTGA